The segment GGCTCAACCGCTTTCGAAAGCTACTGGTTCGCTATGAAAAGACAAACGCTTCATATGAGGCATTGCTTCAACTGGCAGCAAGCATCATTGCATTTCGAAAAATTGGGGTTATTTAGGGATAGGCTCTTAATCTGTTCGACCCAGAGGGGAATGACCGAACCGCGTGACCCCATGACATTGCCGTAGCGGGTGCAGCAGATCGTAGTCGGCGCCCCGATTCCGAGCGCCCGTCCCCTGGCGATGGCAACCTTCTCCATCATCGCTTTGGAAATCCCCATGGAGTTGATCGGATAAGCTGCCTTATCCGTCGAAAGCACGACGACGTTGCGCACGCCGTGGGCGATCGCCGACTCCAGAACATTGCTGGTTCCGAGCACATTGGTCTGCACCGCTTCAAGCGGGAAAAACTCGCAGCTCGGCACCTGCTTCAGCGCAGCGGCGCTGAACACGTAATCGACGCCTCCCATCACGCCGTCAACCGCCTGCCGGTCCCGGATATTGCCGATGTAAAATTTGACTTTGGGGTTCTGCAGCTCGTGCCGCATGTCGTCCTGCTTTTTTTCGTCACGCGAAAAAATGCGGATCTCCCTGACCTCGCTGTTGAGAAAACGCCGCAGTACGGCGTTGCCGAAACTGCCGGTGCCGCCGGTAATCAGCAAAACTTTGTCTTTGAATAATGACATTGGTTTTCGAATCCTTCTGCTTGTGAAATAATTCCACTCAATTGACTTTCAAATTCAGATCGCTGCGCATATATTGCTTAAGCTCTCCGGCCGACGGCTTCCGTCCCAGATTCAACTCCAGTTCGTACATTTTAGCGTCGATTAAAAAGCGGTACCAGAACGCCTGAAGCACGGCCCAGATCAGGCCGGGACATCCGTCGAGAAATCCCCCCAGGCAAACATAACGCATAAAAAAATACCCGAATGCCCGCAGGAACGGCGGCAGACGATAATAGCGGCTTTTCTTCCGGTCACGCCCGGCCAGTCCATTCCCGCCGGCCCCCGGAAACAGACCGCAGCGCCCCCCGACTTCCACCGCCAGTTCCCGGTTGGAATAATTGTTGTGCTTGTCCGTCCACCAGCTGAGCCCGTTCAGATTATGGTCCACGAAACGCTGGTTCAAAACAATGGTGCGGCCCGACTTCACCACGCAGCGCTCATCCATCCAGCGCTGTTCCACATACGCCATGCCGCGTCGCCACAGGCGCAGGATTTTCGGCGGCGCAATCCGTCCGTGACGCATATTCTTCCCCAGAAAGATAACATCCCGCGGCAAATAACATCCGGTAACATCCTGCGGCATATCCGGGAGCTTCCGCCGGATTTCCGCGATCAGTCCATCCGTAAGATATTCATCGGCATCCATACGCATCACCCACTCTCCCGAACAGGGAAGATTCTCCAACGCCCACTGGAACTGCTGCGCCTGGTTGATATATGGATGCTGAACGACATGCGCTCCCTCTGCTTCGGCCAGTTCACAGGTCCGGTCGGAGGAAAAGCTGTCGACAACGAAAATCTCCCGTGCAATCCTGCCGATATTCCGAATGCACCTGACAATGTGCCGTTCCTCATTGAACGTAAGAATGATTGCCGAAACTTGCGGAATCGGAATTGAATGCTGCGTCATGTTTTCCCTTTCAACATATCCGCCCGGACCGTCTTCCTTCAACCCGGGGGGAAATCTCAATCCACCCTTATCCATGCAGGTTTTTCCCCGCCATCGACCAGCCAG is part of the Victivallis lenta genome and harbors:
- a CDS encoding glycosyltransferase family 2 protein, which gives rise to MTQHSIPIPQVSAIILTFNEERHIVRCIRNIGRIAREIFVVDSFSSDRTCELAEAEGAHVVQHPYINQAQQFQWALENLPCSGEWVMRMDADEYLTDGLIAEIRRKLPDMPQDVTGCYLPRDVIFLGKNMRHGRIAPPKILRLWRRGMAYVEQRWMDERCVVKSGRTIVLNQRFVDHNLNGLSWWTDKHNNYSNRELAVEVGGRCGLFPGAGGNGLAGRDRKKSRYYRLPPFLRAFGYFFMRYVCLGGFLDGCPGLIWAVLQAFWYRFLIDAKMYELELNLGRKPSAGELKQYMRSDLNLKVN